Genomic segment of Mucilaginibacter sabulilitoris:
CAAAAGAAAGTCCTATTGGGATAACTGTTAACAATTATTTAGTGGATAAATTTGACTGATCAGTTATCGATAGCAATTGTAAGATCTTGCTTCGAATTAATGGACTTGGCCCGCCTTGAAAGTGGGAAACCAATTTCCAGGGACCTCAATACAAAAAAATGAATTCTGCATGGACATTACAAAATGTAGCTTTTTAAGCTATTTCAAACGGTACACTTCTGGGCTTTTCGGATCGATTTTACTTCCTGCCTGCTTTTGCTTAATCTCACTTTCTGCAGAATCGCAGGTGTCCAATCCCTTTGGTCATGCACTAATCCCAGACATGATCGCTGATGCGAGTATCCAGGTAATCGACGGCATGTTTTATTGTTATGCGACGACAGACGGTTATGACCGTGGATTGGATGCGTCCGGGCCACCTGTAGTGTGGAAGTCGAAAGATTTTGTGAATTGGAGTTTCTCCGGATCTTATTTCCCCTCGGCTATAGATCAGAAATACTGGGCCCCAAGCAAAGTCATTTCGGCAAACGGTAGATATTATATTTACCCCACGGTCAATGGATTTATGTACCCGGCGGTCTCGGCTTCACCCGATGGCCCGTTTAAGCTAGCGAAAGGCCCGGATATGTTTATCATGCCGTATTCTGCCGGAACATTATTATCGTCCAAAAATTCCAAGCCACCGCTGGGTATCGACGCCGAGATTTTTGTTGATGATGACCACCAGGCTTACGTGTTCTGGCAACACAGGCGCGCAGCCAAACTGGCATCGAACATGATAACTGTCGACAGCAATAGCATTACCACCATACCCACTCCAAGAATAGCTTATTCTGAAGGCCCCATTTTCTTTAAACGTAAGGGTATTTACTACTATTTATATACACAGGGCGGGGACGAGAAATACCAGTACGCTTACGTGACCAGTACAGTCTCCCCGTTAGGCCCGTTTGATTTTCCGAAGAACGATCTCGTGTCGACTACCGATCATCAACGGCAGATCTTTGGCCCAGGCCATGGCTGTGTTTTTAATGTACCGGGAACTGATGATTATTACTTTGCCTATCTTGAATTTGGCCGCGGCAGTACCAACCGGCAAACCTATGTCAATAAGCTGGCCTTCAATCAGGACGGAACGATTCGTCCGGTCGAGCTTACGCTGGATGGTGTAGGCGCGCTGGGGCCCGTTCAACCAGATAAAAAAATAAAGATTGTCGCTGCTACAGCTTCGAGTATTCGCCCCGATTTGCCGGTAAAACCGATGAAAGACACATTATTACACAGGACAGAATCTTTTGTGCCAGCCTTTGCGTTCGACGGGCAGAATGGCTCACGCTGGATGCCTGCTCCGGAAGACACGGCCAACTGGATGGTAGCCGACCTGGGCATTATTCAAAAGATCAAACGCAGTGAAGTGTGTTTTGTCCGACCGACGGTGGGGCATACCTACAAACTTGATTACTCCACAGATGGTAACAAGTGGCAAACATGCGTTATGCATTCCGATCTGAAAATTCAATCGCCCCATACAGACGACCTCAGGATTAAGGCCCGTTATTTAAGAGTGAAAATAACAAGCGGTGTTAAAGGGATATGGGAATGGAATATTTATTAGGCCAGGTTTCTTAAGATGAAAGCAATCCGGATATTTTTTATACTATTTCTCCTGCAACTCCAGGCCTTGTTCCTGTATGGCCAATTTTCGGAGCGATGGGGCGACCAGAAAAACGGCACTTACGTTAATCCTGTTCTGCCTGCCGATTACAGCGACCTCGATGCCATCCGTGTAGGAGCGGATTACTATGCCATTTCGTCGACTATGCAGTTCTCGCCAGGAATGGTGGTGTTGCACTCCAGGGACCTCGTCAACTGGGAGATCATCGGCCATGTTGTTAAAGACCTTACTACCATCAGTCCGGAATTGAACTG
This window contains:
- a CDS encoding family 43 glycosylhydrolase is translated as MIADASIQVIDGMFYCYATTDGYDRGLDASGPPVVWKSKDFVNWSFSGSYFPSAIDQKYWAPSKVISANGRYYIYPTVNGFMYPAVSASPDGPFKLAKGPDMFIMPYSAGTLLSSKNSKPPLGIDAEIFVDDDHQAYVFWQHRRAAKLASNMITVDSNSITTIPTPRIAYSEGPIFFKRKGIYYYLYTQGGDEKYQYAYVTSTVSPLGPFDFPKNDLVSTTDHQRQIFGPGHGCVFNVPGTDDYYFAYLEFGRGSTNRQTYVNKLAFNQDGTIRPVELTLDGVGALGPVQPDKKIKIVAATASSIRPDLPVKPMKDTLLHRTESFVPAFAFDGQNGSRWMPAPEDTANWMVADLGIIQKIKRSEVCFVRPTVGHTYKLDYSTDGNKWQTCVMHSDLKIQSPHTDDLRIKARYLRVKITSGVKGIWEWNIY